Proteins encoded together in one Benincasa hispida cultivar B227 chromosome 1, ASM972705v1, whole genome shotgun sequence window:
- the LOC120082651 gene encoding uncharacterized protein LOC120082651 isoform X1, with translation MSTTHSSLQGHNDSGVHAAGSQLKKRLTFERSLGSNNLKRVVDVNNHQDQEDMELSSRIRAQEGEIQLLRQQISVACLKELRLLNEKYALERKFSDIRMAVDEKQTEVLTSAFNELGYRKGDLEVNLKLTNELKAVDDERYHYMSSLLGLLAEYGIWPHVINASVLTNRVKLLHDQLQQKIRTSYEKIGERTSLAENQLESGFPYQKRENTDFKFFESGYQYQKRESMDMGTSKYQLPPKAEGLRTTEDVFISRVQNNIPGSADFCLRPEMYQPVNNDSPPDPLFYAGREVPGAFTPPVDDDAVELQRYTTDERYNHPVMIEGPGIENFQIVGEAAPGSRLLACGYPTRGTSLCIFQWVWHLEDGTRQYIEGATNPEYVVGADDVDKLLAVECIPMDEKGHQGDLVKLFANDQHKIKCDPDMQLEIDTYLSKGQAMFTVLLLIDSSENWEPASISLRRSGYQIKMGNTEAVVIAEKYSRELSLKIPSGISTQFVLTCSDGSSLPFNTYDVRMRDTLVLTMRMFQSKAMDDRRKGKA, from the exons ATGTCGACTACCCATAGCTCTTTGCAGGGGCATAATGATAGTGGTGTTCATGCTGCAGGATCCCAACTAAAAAAGAG GCTCACATTTGAAAGATCTCTTGGTTCTAATAATCTGAAAAGAGTTGTGGATGTCAATAATCATCAAGACCAAGAAGATATG GAACTATCGTCACGAATAAGGGCACAGGAAGGGGAGATTCAACTTCTTCGTCAACAAATTTCAGTTGCTTGTTTGAAG GAATTGCgactgttgaatgagaaatatGCACTGGAGAGGAAATTTTCAGATATAAGAATG GCAGTTGATGAGAAACAAACTGAAGTCCTTACTTCTGCCTTCAATGAGTTGGGATACAGAAAAGGGGATCTTGAAGTGAACTTAAAATTGACTAATGAATTGAAG GCTGTGGATGATGAAAGATATCATTACATGTCATCATTGCTTGGGCTTTTGGCAGAGTATGGCATATGGCCTCATGTCATAAATGCCTCTGTTTTAACCAACAGGGTGAAG CTTCTTCATGATCAGTTGCAGCAGAAGATCAGAACATCTTAT GAAAAGATTGGAGAACGAACATCTCTTGCTGAAAATCAATTGGAGAGTGGATTTCCATATCAAAAAAGAGAGAATACTGATTTTAAATTCTTTGAGAGTGGATATCAATATCAAAAGAGAGAGAGTATGGATATGGGGACTTCAAAATACCAGCTTCCTCCCAAAGCTGAG GGTTTGAGAACAACTGAAGATGTCTTTATATCTAGGGTACAAAATAATATTCCAGGATCAGCAGACTTTTGTCTAAGACCTGAAATGTACCAACCTGTCAACAACGACAGTCCTCCGGACCCTTTATTCTATGCTGGCAG GGAGGTGCCTGGTGCTTTTACCCCTCCAGTTGATGATGATGCTGTGGAATTGCAACGTTATACAACTGATGAGAGATATAACCACCCTGTAATGATCG AGGGACCTGGCATCGAGAATTTTCAAATAGTTGGTGAGGCTGCACCAGGGAGCAGACTTCTTGCGTGTGGATATCCTACGCGGGGGACTTCTCTCTGTATATTTCAG TGGGTTTGGCATCTTGAAGATGGGACAAGGCAGTATATTGAAG GAGCTACAAATCCAGAATATGTTGTTGGAGCTGATGATGTTGATAAACTACTTGCTGTTGAGTGCATACCAATGGATGAGAAAGGCCATCAG GGGGATCTGGTAAAGCTTTTTGCTAATGATCAGCACAAAATAAAATGTG ATCCTGACATGCAACTGGAGATTGACACATATCTCTCAAAGGGTCAAGCTATGTTCACTGTTCTATTGCTG ATTGATTCGTCTGAAAATTGGGAGCCAGCATCTATTTCTTTGAGGAGGTCTGGGTACCAAATTAAGATGGGAAATACAGAAGCTGTTGTAATTGCTGAGAAGTATTCAAGAGAGTTGTCG TTGAAAATTCCTTCTGGGATCTCTACACAATTTGTTTTGACATGTTCTGATGGATCATCTCTTCCCTTTAATACATATGATGTTAG GATGCGGGATACACTTGTGTTGACCATGAGAATGTTCCAAAGCAAG GCAATGGATGATAGACGGAAAGGAAAAGCATAG
- the LOC120082651 gene encoding uncharacterized protein LOC120082651 isoform X4, whose translation MSTTHSSLQGHNDSGVHAAGSQLKKRLTFERSLGSNNLKRVVDVNNHQDQEDMELSSRIRAQEGEIQLLRQQISVACLKELRLLNEKYALERKFSDIRMAVDEKQTEVLTSAFNELGYRKGDLEVNLKLTNELKAVDDERYHYMSSLLGLLAEYGIWPHVINASVLTNRVKLLHDQLQQKIRTSYEKIGERTSLAENQLESGFPYQKRENTDFKFFESGYQYQKRESMDMGTSKYQLPPKAEGLRTTEDVFISRVQNNIPGSADFCLRPEMYQPVNNDSPPDPLFYAGREVPGAFTPPVDDDAVELQRYTTDERYNHPVMIEGPGIENFQIVGEAAPGSRLLACGYPTRGTSLCIFQWVWHLEDGTRQYIEGATNPEYVVGADDVDKLLAVECIPMDEKGHQGDLVKLFANDQHKIKCDPDMQLEIDTYLSKGQAMFTVLLLEYGAW comes from the exons ATGTCGACTACCCATAGCTCTTTGCAGGGGCATAATGATAGTGGTGTTCATGCTGCAGGATCCCAACTAAAAAAGAG GCTCACATTTGAAAGATCTCTTGGTTCTAATAATCTGAAAAGAGTTGTGGATGTCAATAATCATCAAGACCAAGAAGATATG GAACTATCGTCACGAATAAGGGCACAGGAAGGGGAGATTCAACTTCTTCGTCAACAAATTTCAGTTGCTTGTTTGAAG GAATTGCgactgttgaatgagaaatatGCACTGGAGAGGAAATTTTCAGATATAAGAATG GCAGTTGATGAGAAACAAACTGAAGTCCTTACTTCTGCCTTCAATGAGTTGGGATACAGAAAAGGGGATCTTGAAGTGAACTTAAAATTGACTAATGAATTGAAG GCTGTGGATGATGAAAGATATCATTACATGTCATCATTGCTTGGGCTTTTGGCAGAGTATGGCATATGGCCTCATGTCATAAATGCCTCTGTTTTAACCAACAGGGTGAAG CTTCTTCATGATCAGTTGCAGCAGAAGATCAGAACATCTTAT GAAAAGATTGGAGAACGAACATCTCTTGCTGAAAATCAATTGGAGAGTGGATTTCCATATCAAAAAAGAGAGAATACTGATTTTAAATTCTTTGAGAGTGGATATCAATATCAAAAGAGAGAGAGTATGGATATGGGGACTTCAAAATACCAGCTTCCTCCCAAAGCTGAG GGTTTGAGAACAACTGAAGATGTCTTTATATCTAGGGTACAAAATAATATTCCAGGATCAGCAGACTTTTGTCTAAGACCTGAAATGTACCAACCTGTCAACAACGACAGTCCTCCGGACCCTTTATTCTATGCTGGCAG GGAGGTGCCTGGTGCTTTTACCCCTCCAGTTGATGATGATGCTGTGGAATTGCAACGTTATACAACTGATGAGAGATATAACCACCCTGTAATGATCG AGGGACCTGGCATCGAGAATTTTCAAATAGTTGGTGAGGCTGCACCAGGGAGCAGACTTCTTGCGTGTGGATATCCTACGCGGGGGACTTCTCTCTGTATATTTCAG TGGGTTTGGCATCTTGAAGATGGGACAAGGCAGTATATTGAAG GAGCTACAAATCCAGAATATGTTGTTGGAGCTGATGATGTTGATAAACTACTTGCTGTTGAGTGCATACCAATGGATGAGAAAGGCCATCAG GGGGATCTGGTAAAGCTTTTTGCTAATGATCAGCACAAAATAAAATGTG ATCCTGACATGCAACTGGAGATTGACACATATCTCTCAAAGGGTCAAGCTATGTTCACTGTTCTATTGCTG GAATATGGTGCTTGGTGA
- the LOC120082651 gene encoding uncharacterized protein LOC120082651 isoform X3 — MSTTHSSLQGHNDSGVHAAGSQLKKRLTFERSLGSNNLKRVVDVNNHQDQEDMELSSRIRAQEGEIQLLRQQISVACLKELRLLNEKYALERKFSDIRMAVDEKQTEVLTSAFNELGYRKGDLEVNLKLTNELKAVDDERYHYMSSLLGLLAEYGIWPHVINASVLTNRVKLLHDQLQQKIRTSYEKIGERTSLAENQLESGFPYQKRENTDFKFFESGYQYQKRESMDMGTSKYQLPPKAEGLRTTEDVFISRVQNNIPGSADFCLRPEMYQPVNNDSPPDPLFYAGREVPGAFTPPVDDDAVELQRYTTDERYNHPVMIEGPGIENFQIVGEAAPGSRLLACGYPTRGTSLCIFQWVWHLEDGTRQYIEGATNPEYVVGADDVDKLLAVECIPMDEKGHQGDLVKLFANDQHKIKCDPDMQLEIDTYLSKGQAMFTVLLLLLGIWCLVNSTLKKKAL, encoded by the exons ATGTCGACTACCCATAGCTCTTTGCAGGGGCATAATGATAGTGGTGTTCATGCTGCAGGATCCCAACTAAAAAAGAG GCTCACATTTGAAAGATCTCTTGGTTCTAATAATCTGAAAAGAGTTGTGGATGTCAATAATCATCAAGACCAAGAAGATATG GAACTATCGTCACGAATAAGGGCACAGGAAGGGGAGATTCAACTTCTTCGTCAACAAATTTCAGTTGCTTGTTTGAAG GAATTGCgactgttgaatgagaaatatGCACTGGAGAGGAAATTTTCAGATATAAGAATG GCAGTTGATGAGAAACAAACTGAAGTCCTTACTTCTGCCTTCAATGAGTTGGGATACAGAAAAGGGGATCTTGAAGTGAACTTAAAATTGACTAATGAATTGAAG GCTGTGGATGATGAAAGATATCATTACATGTCATCATTGCTTGGGCTTTTGGCAGAGTATGGCATATGGCCTCATGTCATAAATGCCTCTGTTTTAACCAACAGGGTGAAG CTTCTTCATGATCAGTTGCAGCAGAAGATCAGAACATCTTAT GAAAAGATTGGAGAACGAACATCTCTTGCTGAAAATCAATTGGAGAGTGGATTTCCATATCAAAAAAGAGAGAATACTGATTTTAAATTCTTTGAGAGTGGATATCAATATCAAAAGAGAGAGAGTATGGATATGGGGACTTCAAAATACCAGCTTCCTCCCAAAGCTGAG GGTTTGAGAACAACTGAAGATGTCTTTATATCTAGGGTACAAAATAATATTCCAGGATCAGCAGACTTTTGTCTAAGACCTGAAATGTACCAACCTGTCAACAACGACAGTCCTCCGGACCCTTTATTCTATGCTGGCAG GGAGGTGCCTGGTGCTTTTACCCCTCCAGTTGATGATGATGCTGTGGAATTGCAACGTTATACAACTGATGAGAGATATAACCACCCTGTAATGATCG AGGGACCTGGCATCGAGAATTTTCAAATAGTTGGTGAGGCTGCACCAGGGAGCAGACTTCTTGCGTGTGGATATCCTACGCGGGGGACTTCTCTCTGTATATTTCAG TGGGTTTGGCATCTTGAAGATGGGACAAGGCAGTATATTGAAG GAGCTACAAATCCAGAATATGTTGTTGGAGCTGATGATGTTGATAAACTACTTGCTGTTGAGTGCATACCAATGGATGAGAAAGGCCATCAG GGGGATCTGGTAAAGCTTTTTGCTAATGATCAGCACAAAATAAAATGTG ATCCTGACATGCAACTGGAGATTGACACATATCTCTCAAAGGGTCAAGCTATGTTCACTGTTCTATTGCTG CTTTTAGGAATATGGTGCTTGGTGAATTCAACACTTAAAAAGAAAGCATTATAG
- the LOC120082651 gene encoding uncharacterized protein LOC120082651 isoform X2 — MELSSRIRAQEGEIQLLRQQISVACLKELRLLNEKYALERKFSDIRMAVDEKQTEVLTSAFNELGYRKGDLEVNLKLTNELKAVDDERYHYMSSLLGLLAEYGIWPHVINASVLTNRVKLLHDQLQQKIRTSYEKIGERTSLAENQLESGFPYQKRENTDFKFFESGYQYQKRESMDMGTSKYQLPPKAEGLRTTEDVFISRVQNNIPGSADFCLRPEMYQPVNNDSPPDPLFYAGREVPGAFTPPVDDDAVELQRYTTDERYNHPVMIEGPGIENFQIVGEAAPGSRLLACGYPTRGTSLCIFQWVWHLEDGTRQYIEGATNPEYVVGADDVDKLLAVECIPMDEKGHQGDLVKLFANDQHKIKCDPDMQLEIDTYLSKGQAMFTVLLLIDSSENWEPASISLRRSGYQIKMGNTEAVVIAEKYSRELSLKIPSGISTQFVLTCSDGSSLPFNTYDVRMRDTLVLTMRMFQSKAMDDRRKGKA; from the exons ATG GAACTATCGTCACGAATAAGGGCACAGGAAGGGGAGATTCAACTTCTTCGTCAACAAATTTCAGTTGCTTGTTTGAAG GAATTGCgactgttgaatgagaaatatGCACTGGAGAGGAAATTTTCAGATATAAGAATG GCAGTTGATGAGAAACAAACTGAAGTCCTTACTTCTGCCTTCAATGAGTTGGGATACAGAAAAGGGGATCTTGAAGTGAACTTAAAATTGACTAATGAATTGAAG GCTGTGGATGATGAAAGATATCATTACATGTCATCATTGCTTGGGCTTTTGGCAGAGTATGGCATATGGCCTCATGTCATAAATGCCTCTGTTTTAACCAACAGGGTGAAG CTTCTTCATGATCAGTTGCAGCAGAAGATCAGAACATCTTAT GAAAAGATTGGAGAACGAACATCTCTTGCTGAAAATCAATTGGAGAGTGGATTTCCATATCAAAAAAGAGAGAATACTGATTTTAAATTCTTTGAGAGTGGATATCAATATCAAAAGAGAGAGAGTATGGATATGGGGACTTCAAAATACCAGCTTCCTCCCAAAGCTGAG GGTTTGAGAACAACTGAAGATGTCTTTATATCTAGGGTACAAAATAATATTCCAGGATCAGCAGACTTTTGTCTAAGACCTGAAATGTACCAACCTGTCAACAACGACAGTCCTCCGGACCCTTTATTCTATGCTGGCAG GGAGGTGCCTGGTGCTTTTACCCCTCCAGTTGATGATGATGCTGTGGAATTGCAACGTTATACAACTGATGAGAGATATAACCACCCTGTAATGATCG AGGGACCTGGCATCGAGAATTTTCAAATAGTTGGTGAGGCTGCACCAGGGAGCAGACTTCTTGCGTGTGGATATCCTACGCGGGGGACTTCTCTCTGTATATTTCAG TGGGTTTGGCATCTTGAAGATGGGACAAGGCAGTATATTGAAG GAGCTACAAATCCAGAATATGTTGTTGGAGCTGATGATGTTGATAAACTACTTGCTGTTGAGTGCATACCAATGGATGAGAAAGGCCATCAG GGGGATCTGGTAAAGCTTTTTGCTAATGATCAGCACAAAATAAAATGTG ATCCTGACATGCAACTGGAGATTGACACATATCTCTCAAAGGGTCAAGCTATGTTCACTGTTCTATTGCTG ATTGATTCGTCTGAAAATTGGGAGCCAGCATCTATTTCTTTGAGGAGGTCTGGGTACCAAATTAAGATGGGAAATACAGAAGCTGTTGTAATTGCTGAGAAGTATTCAAGAGAGTTGTCG TTGAAAATTCCTTCTGGGATCTCTACACAATTTGTTTTGACATGTTCTGATGGATCATCTCTTCCCTTTAATACATATGATGTTAG GATGCGGGATACACTTGTGTTGACCATGAGAATGTTCCAAAGCAAG GCAATGGATGATAGACGGAAAGGAAAAGCATAG
- the LOC120082651 gene encoding uncharacterized protein LOC120082651 isoform X5 — protein sequence MAVDEKQTEVLTSAFNELGYRKGDLEVNLKLTNELKAVDDERYHYMSSLLGLLAEYGIWPHVINASVLTNRVKLLHDQLQQKIRTSYEKIGERTSLAENQLESGFPYQKRENTDFKFFESGYQYQKRESMDMGTSKYQLPPKAEGLRTTEDVFISRVQNNIPGSADFCLRPEMYQPVNNDSPPDPLFYAGREVPGAFTPPVDDDAVELQRYTTDERYNHPVMIEGPGIENFQIVGEAAPGSRLLACGYPTRGTSLCIFQWVWHLEDGTRQYIEGATNPEYVVGADDVDKLLAVECIPMDEKGHQGDLVKLFANDQHKIKCDPDMQLEIDTYLSKGQAMFTVLLLIDSSENWEPASISLRRSGYQIKMGNTEAVVIAEKYSRELSLKIPSGISTQFVLTCSDGSSLPFNTYDVRMRDTLVLTMRMFQSKAMDDRRKGKA from the exons ATG GCAGTTGATGAGAAACAAACTGAAGTCCTTACTTCTGCCTTCAATGAGTTGGGATACAGAAAAGGGGATCTTGAAGTGAACTTAAAATTGACTAATGAATTGAAG GCTGTGGATGATGAAAGATATCATTACATGTCATCATTGCTTGGGCTTTTGGCAGAGTATGGCATATGGCCTCATGTCATAAATGCCTCTGTTTTAACCAACAGGGTGAAG CTTCTTCATGATCAGTTGCAGCAGAAGATCAGAACATCTTAT GAAAAGATTGGAGAACGAACATCTCTTGCTGAAAATCAATTGGAGAGTGGATTTCCATATCAAAAAAGAGAGAATACTGATTTTAAATTCTTTGAGAGTGGATATCAATATCAAAAGAGAGAGAGTATGGATATGGGGACTTCAAAATACCAGCTTCCTCCCAAAGCTGAG GGTTTGAGAACAACTGAAGATGTCTTTATATCTAGGGTACAAAATAATATTCCAGGATCAGCAGACTTTTGTCTAAGACCTGAAATGTACCAACCTGTCAACAACGACAGTCCTCCGGACCCTTTATTCTATGCTGGCAG GGAGGTGCCTGGTGCTTTTACCCCTCCAGTTGATGATGATGCTGTGGAATTGCAACGTTATACAACTGATGAGAGATATAACCACCCTGTAATGATCG AGGGACCTGGCATCGAGAATTTTCAAATAGTTGGTGAGGCTGCACCAGGGAGCAGACTTCTTGCGTGTGGATATCCTACGCGGGGGACTTCTCTCTGTATATTTCAG TGGGTTTGGCATCTTGAAGATGGGACAAGGCAGTATATTGAAG GAGCTACAAATCCAGAATATGTTGTTGGAGCTGATGATGTTGATAAACTACTTGCTGTTGAGTGCATACCAATGGATGAGAAAGGCCATCAG GGGGATCTGGTAAAGCTTTTTGCTAATGATCAGCACAAAATAAAATGTG ATCCTGACATGCAACTGGAGATTGACACATATCTCTCAAAGGGTCAAGCTATGTTCACTGTTCTATTGCTG ATTGATTCGTCTGAAAATTGGGAGCCAGCATCTATTTCTTTGAGGAGGTCTGGGTACCAAATTAAGATGGGAAATACAGAAGCTGTTGTAATTGCTGAGAAGTATTCAAGAGAGTTGTCG TTGAAAATTCCTTCTGGGATCTCTACACAATTTGTTTTGACATGTTCTGATGGATCATCTCTTCCCTTTAATACATATGATGTTAG GATGCGGGATACACTTGTGTTGACCATGAGAATGTTCCAAAGCAAG GCAATGGATGATAGACGGAAAGGAAAAGCATAG
- the LOC120088059 gene encoding RING-H2 finger protein ATL52-like translates to MGSVGNSNQWQPYAYKDCSLEICSIYCPQWCYIIFPPPPPFGYGSNGDSGTDFSPLIIAIIGILASAFILVSYYTIISKYCRNRASTSNAAMEMEDEENLSQIRHENHLQAPPPPPGLDEALIKSITVCKYKRGDGLVEGTDCSVCLSEFEENESLRLLPKCSHAFHLPCIDTWLKSHSTCPLCRSNISPTNLFPPPTQEIQTTQHFVSSDFLYQHQHRTNDTVVVVVVQDLQGSTVVRQEMADSRLDNDYASSKNQREDFASDSQNSEARDRMNQVRQEYDVLDGVVHPFRRSVSLNSLSWEGQVSVADILRVSQDSEEEVEEDELQQMGIGSSEVFVQEHSNYNHKPGVSNSGMNRSISTGKLGFTNYGKGKSCINPS, encoded by the coding sequence ATGGGTTCTGTAGGAAACTCAAATCAATGGCAGCCATATGCTTACAAAGACTGTTCTTTAGAGATTTGCAGCATATATTGCCCTCAGTGGTGTTACATCATCTTTCCACCACCTCCACCTTTTGGATATGGCAGCAATGGAGATTCTGGCACTGATTTCTCTCCTCTTATCATCGCCATCATTGGTATTTTGGCTAGCGCCTTCATTTTGGTAAGTTACTACACCATCATCTCCAAGTACTGCAGGAACagagcttccacctccaacgcCGCCATGGAAATGGAAGATGAAGAAAATCTTTCCCAAATCCGCCATGAGAATCATCTCCAagctcctcctcctcctccagGTTTGGATGAGGCTCTCATCAAGTCCATCACAGTCTGCAAGTACAAAAGAGGAGATGGGTTAGTTGAAGGCACTGATTGCTCAGTTTGTTTGAGTGAGTTTGAAGAAAATGAGAGTTTAAGATTGCTCCCAAAGTGTAGCCATGCCTTTCATCTTCCTTGCATTGATACATGGCTTAAATCTCACTCAACTTGCCCTCTTTGCCGCTCCAACATTTCACCAACAAATCTTTTCCCACCCCCAACTCAAGAAATTCAAACAACACAACATTTTGTTTCATCTGATTTTCTGTATCAGCATCAGCACAGAACCAATGACACAGTAGTTGTTGTAGTGGTTCAAGATTTGCAGGGTTCAACAGTAGTGAGGCAAGAAATGGCTGATTCTAGGCTTGACAATGATTATGCTTCTTCCAAGAATCAAAGGGAAGATTTTGCATCAGATAGTCAAAATTCAGAGGCAAGAGACAGAATGAATCAAGTTAGACAGGAATATGATGTTCTGGATGGTGTTGTTCATCCATTTAGAAGGTCGGTTTCCTTGAATTCTTTATCATGGGAAGGGCAGGTTTCTGTTGCTGATATATTGAGAGTCAGTCAAGATAGTGAGGAAGAGGTAGAGGAAGATGAATTACAGCAAATGGGGATTGGATCTTCAGAAGTATTTGTTCAAGAGCATtccaattacaatcacaaacctGGGGTTTCCAACTCGGGAATGAATAGATCTATTTCAACAGGGAAATTGGGTTTTACAAACTATGGGAAAGGAAAGAGTTGCATCAATCCCAGTTGA